The following is a genomic window from Mycobacterium parmense.
GCGGCGAACCTGGAGCTGGTCCGGGAGTACACCGGACGCGCCGCCGACGAGGGCGCGACGCTGGTGGTCTTCCCCGAAGCCACGATGTGCCGGTTCGGCGTCCCGCTGGCGCCGATCGCGGAGCCGGTCGACGGGCCGTGGGCCGACGGCGTGCGCCGCATCGCCGCCGACGCCGGTGTCACCGTGATCGCCGGGATGTTCTGCCCGGCGGGCGACGGGCGCGTGACCAACACGCTGATCGCGGCGGGGCCGGGGCGGCCCAGCGGGCCGGACGCGCACTACGACAAGATCCACCTCTACGACGCCTTCGGCTTCGCCGAATCGCGCACCGTCGCGCCCGGCCACCAGCCGGTGGTGATCACCGTCGACGACGTCGAGGTGGGGTTGAGCGTTTGCTATGACATCCGGTTCCCCGCCCTCTACACCGAGCTGGCCCGCCGCGGCGCCCAGCTGATCGTCGTCTGCGCCTCCTGGGGGTCGGGTCCCGGCAAGCTCGAGCAGTGGACGCTGCTGGCGCGGGCCCGCGCCCTGGACTCGATGAGCTACGTCGCCGCCGCCGGTCAGGCCGACCCTGGCGAGGCCGTGACCAGCTCGGGGGCACCGACCGGGGTGGGCGGCAGCCTGGTGGCGTCGCCACTGGGCCAAGTCGTCGCGTCGGCCGGCTCCCAGCCGCAGTTGGTCGTCGCCGACATCGACGTCAGCACGGTCTCGCAGGCCCGCGACAGCATCGCGGTGCTGCGCAACCACTCACATTTTGCTCAGATCGATAGGGCAGAATCGGTCGGGTGACGAACCCACAAGGACCACCCAACCAGGACCCGTCGACGTGGGCCCGTCCCGGCAACCAGGGCCCGTTCGGCCAGCCCCCGACCGAGCGGCCCACCGAACGGATCAACACCGGCGGACCGGGCCACGTCCCCCCGCCGCCCGCCGGGCAGGTGCCGAATCAGCCCGGCCACATCGGCGCGCCGCACCCGAACGCGCAGCGGCCCCCGACCGCTCCCCCGAATTTCCCGCCCGACGGCCCGACGCAGAAGATCGCCACCCCCGGCCCGGACCCGACGCCGGCGAAGAAGAAGCGGCGTTTTCTTCGCGACCCCCTGTCCATCCTGCTGGTCTGCATCATCGTGGTCGCGCTGGTGATCGCCGGCCTGGTCGGGGCGGAGCTGTATGCCCGCCACGTCGCCGACAGCAAGGTCGCCCAGGCGGTGGCGTGCGAAGTGAAGGACCAAGCGACCGCCTCGTTCGGGGTGGCGCCGCTGATGTTGTGGCAGCTCGCCACCAAGCACTTCACCAACATCTCGGTGTCGACCGCGGGCAACCAGATCCGCGACGCCAAAGGCATGAAACTCGACATCAACATCAAGGACGTCCAGCTCAAGGACACCGGCACGTCCAAGGGCACCATCGGCTCCCTGGACGCGACCATCACCTGGAGCTCTGACGGCATCAAGGACTCGGTGCAGAACAGCATCCCCGTGCTGGGTCCGTTCGTCACCAACTCGGTGACCACTCATCCCAGCGACGGAACGATCGAACTCAAGGGCATGCTGGACAACATCACGGCCAAGCCGGTGGTGTCCGGAAGCGGCCTGCAGTTGCAGATTCAGACCTTCAACGCGCTGGGCTTCACGATGCCCAAGGAGTCTGTCCAGTCGACGCTGGACGACTTCACCTCCAACCTGACCAAGAACTATCCGCTGGGCATCCACGCGGACAGCGTCCAGGTAACCCAGACCGGCGTGGTGAGCCACTTCTCCACCCAGAACGCCAGCATCCCGGCGGGCGGCAACGACAACGACCCCTGCTTCGCCAACATCTGACGCGCCCGGCGAAG
Proteins encoded in this region:
- a CDS encoding carbon-nitrogen hydrolase family protein, translated to MRIALAQILSGSDPAANLELVREYTGRAADEGATLVVFPEATMCRFGVPLAPIAEPVDGPWADGVRRIAADAGVTVIAGMFCPAGDGRVTNTLIAAGPGRPSGPDAHYDKIHLYDAFGFAESRTVAPGHQPVVITVDDVEVGLSVCYDIRFPALYTELARRGAQLIVVCASWGSGPGKLEQWTLLARARALDSMSYVAAAGQADPGEAVTSSGAPTGVGGSLVASPLGQVVASAGSQPQLVVADIDVSTVSQARDSIAVLRNHSHFAQIDRAESVG
- a CDS encoding LmeA family phospholipid-binding protein; amino-acid sequence: MTNPQGPPNQDPSTWARPGNQGPFGQPPTERPTERINTGGPGHVPPPPAGQVPNQPGHIGAPHPNAQRPPTAPPNFPPDGPTQKIATPGPDPTPAKKKRRFLRDPLSILLVCIIVVALVIAGLVGAELYARHVADSKVAQAVACEVKDQATASFGVAPLMLWQLATKHFTNISVSTAGNQIRDAKGMKLDINIKDVQLKDTGTSKGTIGSLDATITWSSDGIKDSVQNSIPVLGPFVTNSVTTHPSDGTIELKGMLDNITAKPVVSGSGLQLQIQTFNALGFTMPKESVQSTLDDFTSNLTKNYPLGIHADSVQVTQTGVVSHFSTQNASIPAGGNDNDPCFANI